The following coding sequences lie in one Rutidosis leptorrhynchoides isolate AG116_Rl617_1_P2 chromosome 6, CSIRO_AGI_Rlap_v1, whole genome shotgun sequence genomic window:
- the LOC139855828 gene encoding germin-like protein 9-3, producing MVLAISTPTQANDPDILTDFIAPNASNVNASFFTYSVLSGFFNPYPNNFTVLKASITQFPALDGQSVSYAVLQFPPAGVNPPHTHPRAAELLIVLLGTLEVGFVDTKNVLFNQTLLEGDIFVFPKGLVHFQYNRNHNQSAIAISAFGSANAGLLSVPKSVFTAGIDDNVLAMSFKTDVPTVQKIKLGLKN from the coding sequence ATGGTTCTAGCCATTTCGACCCCAACACAAGCTAATGACCCTGATATCTTAACCGACTTTATCGCCCCAAACGCAAGTAATGTTAATGCTAGTTTCTTCACCTACAGTGTACTCAGTGGGTTTTTCAACCCATACCCAAATAACTTCACAGTTCTTAAAGCTTCCATAACCCAATTCCCGGCTTTAGACGGTCAAAGCGTCTCGTATGCAGTACTGCAGTTTCCACCTGCAGGTGTAAACCCACCTCACACGCACCCTCGTGCGGCTGAACTTTTGATCGTATTGTTGGGTACACTTGAAGTTGGATTTGTTGATACCAAAAATGTGCTGTTTAACCAAACACTTTTAGAAGGAGATATATTTGTGTTTCCTAAAGGACTTGTTCATTTTCAGTACAACAGGAACCACAATCAATCAGCAATTGCGATTTCGGCATTTGGTAGTGCGAATGCCGGTCTGCTTTCTGTGCCAAAATCTGTTTTTACTGCTGGTATTGATGATAATGTGCTTGCTATGTCTTTCAAAACCGACGTGCCGACAGTTCAGAAAATCAAGCTCGGACTCAAAAATTAG
- the LOC139855693 gene encoding germin-like protein 9-3: MASKLQFFLLLSLLSCATLQITMAGDPDILTDFITPPFLFFPIDGNFFTFTGMRALVNAPFPTTFKVTKASMAEFAALNGQSVSYAVLQFPNGTVNPPHTHPRASELLFVLMGSLEVGFVDTTNMLFTQTLQQGDIFVFPKGLVHFQYNCDAKNPALALSAFGSANAGTVSVPNSVFNTTIDDQILALSFKTDVATIQKIKSGLSG, encoded by the coding sequence ATGGCATCAAAGCTTCAATTTTTCTTGCTACTTTCATTACTTTCATGTGCCACTCTGCAGATAACAATGGCTGGTGATCCAGATATTCTCACAGATTTCATTACGCCGCCATTTTTATTTTTCCCGATAGATGGAAACTTCTTTACGTTTACTGGAATGAGAGCGCTTGTTAACGCGCCATTCCCAACGACGTTTAAGGTCACAAAAGCATCCATGGCTGAATTTGCAGCTCTTAACGGTCAGAGTGTGTCCTACGCTGTACTCCAGTTCCCTAACGGCACAGTTAACCCACCGCACACTCACCCGCGGGCTTCAGAGCTATTGTTTGTTCTCATGGGTTCACTAGAAGTTGGTTTTGTTGATACTACGAACATGCTTTTTACGCAAACGTTGCAACAAGGTGACATTTTTGTGTTCCCGAAAGGACTTGTTCACTTTCAGTATAATTGTGATGCTAAGAATCCTGCTTTGGCTCTATCGGCTTTTGGAAGTGCAAATGCAGGGACTGTTTCTGTTCCAAATTCGGTTTTCAATACAACTATTGATGATCAGATATTGGCTTTGTCGTTCAAAACTGATGTTGCTACTATTCAGAAGATCAAATCTGGACTATCGGGCTGA